A part of Bufo bufo chromosome 7, aBufBuf1.1, whole genome shotgun sequence genomic DNA contains:
- the HACD2 gene encoding very-long-chain (3R)-3-hydroxyacyl-CoA dehydratase 2, with amino-acid sequence MVSSAPGSSRSPDNGSQRKRRGPGSFATAYLVIYNVVMTAGWLVIAVGLVRTYLAKGTYHNLYYSIERPLKFFQTGALLEIVHCAAGIVPSSVVLTAFQVSSRVFLAWAVTHSVREVQNDDSVLLFVVAWTITEIIRYSFYTFSLLNHLPYIIKWARYSLFIVLYPMGVVGELLTIYAALPYVQRTGLYSIRLPNKYNFSFDYYTFLILVMVSYIPLFPQLYFHMLHQRRKVLHVEPKKLD; translated from the exons ATGGTGAGTTCAGCTCCTGGGAGCAGCAGGTCTCCTGATAATGGCAGCCAGAGGAAGAGGCGAGGCCCCGGATCATTTGCCACGGCTTACCTGGTCATTTACAATGTTGTTATGACGGCGGG GTGGCTGGTCATTGCGGTTGGCTTAGTGCGCACGTATCTCGCCAAGGGGACTTACCACAATCTCTACTACTCCATCGAGCGGCCCCTGAAGTTCTTCCAGACGGGGGCACTGCTGGAG ATTGTACATTGTGCAGCGG GAATTGTGCCGTCCTCTGTGGTCCTCACGGCCTTTCAGGTTTCGTCCCGCGTTTTCTTGGCTTGGGCCGTCACGCACAGTGTGAGAGAG GTTCAGAATGACGACTCCGTCCTGCTGTTCGTCGTTGCCTGGACCATCACTGAAATCATCCGCTACTCGTTTTATACCTTCAGTCTCCTAAACCATCTGCCGTACATCATCAAGTGGGCCAG GTACTCGCTCTTCATTGTCCTATACCCGATGGGAGTAGTAGGAGAGTTGCTGACCATCTACGCTGCGCTGCCCTATGTTCAGCGGACCGGCCTGTACTCCATTAGGCTGCCCAACAAGTACAACTTCTCATTCGATTACTACACCTTCCTCATCCTCGTCATGGTGTCCTACATCCCCC TTTTCCCGCAGTTATACTTCCACATGCTTCACCAGCGCAGGAAAGTTCTTCACGTCGAGCCCAAGAAGTTGGATTAA